One Pseudodesulfovibrio cashew DNA window includes the following coding sequences:
- a CDS encoding 4Fe-4S binding protein, with protein sequence MGKFKEHVIQPILDCWSLIVGLKITGKYFCKPLITVHYPRQVIDDENLSTYGGHVELIGKPKDPAMPKCISCMMCVTNCPSNCLKLVKQKAPKPTPEQEAAMKAAKEAGEKVVKPKAPKNPLKFTYDYTLCSLCGTCIDNCPVKSLRYSNNMYWVATSREEMNIDLLARLKEQATEVSAPAPAPKAEAKPSAEKEA encoded by the coding sequence ATGGGAAAATTCAAGGAACACGTCATACAGCCGATTCTCGACTGCTGGTCGCTGATTGTGGGTCTGAAGATCACGGGCAAGTACTTTTGCAAGCCCCTGATCACGGTCCACTATCCGCGCCAGGTCATTGACGACGAGAATCTGTCCACATACGGCGGGCATGTCGAACTCATCGGCAAGCCCAAGGATCCGGCCATGCCCAAATGCATCTCGTGCATGATGTGCGTGACCAACTGCCCGAGCAACTGCCTGAAACTGGTCAAGCAGAAGGCCCCCAAGCCCACGCCCGAGCAGGAGGCCGCCATGAAGGCCGCCAAGGAGGCGGGAGAAAAGGTCGTCAAGCCCAAGGCTCCCAAGAATCCTCTCAAGTTCACCTACGATTACACCCTGTGCAGCCTGTGCGGCACCTGCATAGACAACTGCCCGGTGAAGTCGCTTCGGTATTCAAATAATATGTATTGGGTGGCAACGAGCAGGGAAGAGATGAACATTGATCTCCTCGCTCGCTTGAAGGAACAGGCCACGGAAGTGTCCGCTCCGGCTCCCGCTCCCAAGGCCGAGGCCAAGCCCTCGGCGGAGAAGGAGGCTTAA